From Xylocopilactobacillus apis, a single genomic window includes:
- a CDS encoding class A sortase — protein MIKKRRRLNWLINILIFIMLILGLLLVFNEQLKVYSIEQMTSHTMKEMNREQIKKAESAKATYEFDKVKALSTGTVTMSMISGYKVPTIGKMSIPSVHMKLPILKGLDNNNLSLGAGTMKPDQTMGKGNFALAGHYMTNQGVLFSPLKNVGNGDYIYITDLKRVYKYKAYYKKIINKTDVNWVYDSKGETTLTLITCASPTEGEVDRIMIRAAYQGSGPYDSNSAKLF, from the coding sequence TTGATAAAGAAACGACGCCGTTTAAATTGGCTTATTAATATTTTAATTTTCATTATGCTTATCTTGGGACTGCTCTTAGTCTTTAATGAACAGCTTAAGGTCTATTCAATTGAACAGATGACCTCCCACACAATGAAAGAAATGAATCGGGAACAAATCAAAAAAGCTGAGTCCGCTAAAGCTACCTACGAATTTGACAAAGTCAAAGCTTTAAGTACTGGAACTGTAACCATGAGCATGATTAGCGGCTATAAAGTCCCAACGATTGGGAAAATGTCTATCCCTTCAGTGCACATGAAGTTACCAATTTTAAAAGGACTAGATAATAACAACCTTTCGCTTGGTGCCGGAACCATGAAACCTGATCAGACCATGGGCAAAGGAAACTTTGCTTTAGCAGGACATTATATGACTAATCAAGGGGTGTTATTTTCCCCTTTAAAGAATGTTGGCAATGGCGACTATATTTATATCACTGATTTAAAACGGGTATACAAATACAAAGCTTACTATAAGAAAATTATTAACAAAACCGATGTTAATTGGGTTTATGACAGCAAGGGTGAAACTACCCTCACCTTGATCACTTGCGCCTCTCCAACTGAGGGCGAAGTTGATCGGATTATGATTCGTGCAGCCTATCAAGGATCCGGTCCTTACGACAGCAACAGTGCTAAATTATTTTAA
- a CDS encoding cyclophilin-like fold protein, with the protein MKKTIITFFTTILVLLASVPVSQSVNAAAESKEQSTPIVVIIEGHHYHAVLNDSVPAKQLAKRLPLTLKFSAMAQGIDEKISDLEKPLSTNGTPVGADPNPGDIAYWSPQPRLVLYWGDVGYYPGIHLLGKFTETDRAEAIKALRDQNTDFNVQILKDNPSSPVNTVTPLRGEAKIVYKKGYGVNLWKSASTTGGFYPGRKLKHGTRWKVSGKQNGFYRVGKNQWIQGAYASYKSY; encoded by the coding sequence ATGAAAAAGACAATTATTACCTTTTTCACAACAATCTTAGTACTATTAGCTTCAGTTCCAGTATCGCAAAGTGTTAATGCGGCAGCTGAAAGCAAAGAACAAAGCACCCCGATTGTGGTTATAATTGAAGGACACCATTATCATGCCGTTCTAAATGATAGTGTTCCAGCGAAGCAGTTAGCTAAAAGATTACCTTTAACTTTAAAATTTTCAGCAATGGCACAAGGAATTGATGAAAAAATTAGTGATTTAGAAAAACCACTGAGTACAAATGGGACTCCTGTGGGGGCTGATCCAAATCCGGGAGATATTGCTTATTGGTCTCCTCAGCCGCGATTAGTTCTCTATTGGGGTGATGTAGGTTATTATCCTGGAATTCATCTACTTGGTAAATTTACCGAAACCGATCGGGCAGAGGCAATTAAAGCTTTAAGGGATCAAAATACTGATTTTAATGTTCAAATCTTAAAGGATAATCCTTCCAGTCCAGTTAACACGGTAACTCCTCTTCGAGGCGAAGCAAAAATCGTCTACAAAAAGGGATATGGCGTTAATCTTTGGAAGAGTGCAAGTACAACTGGCGGATTTTACCCTGGACGTAAATTGAAGCACGGAACTAGGTGGAAGGTATCTGGCAAACAGAATGGCTTCTACCGAGTAGGTAAGAACCAATGGATCCAAGGCGCCTACGCTAGTTACAAATCTTATTAA
- a CDS encoding cyclophilin-like fold protein produces the protein MKKKIVTIFTALLLLLALVPESQSVNAASKKKCTPIVVIIKRHRYHACLNNSVPAKQLAKRLPLTLKFSAMSQGIDEKISDLAKPLSTKGTPEGADPNPGDIAYWSPQPRLVLYWGDVDYYPGIHLLGKFSKADRVKAIKALKQQKHDFKVRIIKR, from the coding sequence ATGAAAAAGAAGATTGTTACTATTTTTACGGCACTCCTATTACTATTAGCTTTAGTTCCAGAATCACAAAGTGTTAACGCTGCAAGTAAGAAAAAGTGTACCCCGATTGTGGTTATAATTAAAAGACATCGTTACCATGCTTGTCTGAATAATAGTGTTCCAGCCAAGCAGTTAGCCAAAAGATTACCTTTAACTTTAAAATTTTCAGCAATGTCACAAGGAATTGACGAAAAAATCAGTGATCTAGCCAAACCACTGAGTACAAAAGGGACTCCTGAAGGTGCTGATCCAAATCCGGGAGATATTGCTTATTGGTCTCCTCAGCCACGGTTAGTTCTCTATTGGGGCGATGTAGATTATTATCCTGGAATTCATCTGCTTGGTAAATTTAGTAAAGCTGATCGAGTAAAAGCAATTAAGGCCTTAAAACAGCAAAAACATGATTTTAAGGTTCGAATCATTAAAAGATAG
- a CDS encoding PstS family phosphate ABC transporter substrate-binding protein produces MNNKTKNPNFITLLIRSFILTPLIVGSLGVVGFIWWWAMIPAILVNIYYWYRYNRRYDSVDWKAQIIAQFLAVIYYLGVFAVVLLIKKYNYLAIPGNYFASIFPYNLSAFLVWGFKLLDTLPWMFLASFLSSLAGLLVYRIKARKFFKFTLQNAAVLVGIVLVILVPSFLQFERGARYLGFSPDSADNLTDLNIKQYQPFTRSDKLVSLDRPSKVKISSNYPKINGATALYPTYAAMVQELYSGVTEKQAEQLVRVDSTPVAFDRLIHKKADLIFMAQPSKSQEQEAKKAGVKLKKVKICSDAFIFFVNHKNPVNNLTVKQIQNIYQRKTTNWASLGGSFIPIQAYQRSEGSGSQTTMKSLVMKGQPLATPMRFQAPGTMGEIIDDVAGYDNSNNAIGYSFRFYATQMKLQHDVKLLKVNGAAPTINNIKDGKYPFVADFYVITRSDQTPNTKKIVSWLTSDEGQILINRSGYVGNK; encoded by the coding sequence ATGAACAATAAGACCAAAAATCCCAATTTTATTACACTCTTAATTCGTAGTTTTATTTTGACCCCTTTAATTGTTGGTTCGCTTGGAGTTGTAGGTTTTATCTGGTGGTGGGCTATGATTCCAGCAATTCTTGTAAACATTTACTACTGGTATCGTTACAATAGAAGATATGATTCTGTCGATTGGAAAGCTCAAATTATAGCACAATTTCTAGCAGTAATTTATTATCTAGGAGTATTTGCGGTTGTTCTTTTGATCAAGAAATATAATTATTTGGCAATCCCAGGTAATTACTTTGCTAGTATTTTTCCTTATAATTTATCTGCATTTTTGGTTTGGGGTTTTAAATTGTTAGATACCCTTCCGTGGATGTTTCTAGCGAGCTTCTTGTCAAGTTTGGCTGGGTTACTTGTGTATCGAATTAAAGCACGTAAGTTTTTTAAATTCACCTTACAAAACGCTGCCGTCTTGGTAGGGATCGTCTTAGTTATTTTAGTTCCAAGCTTTCTTCAATTTGAACGGGGCGCCCGATACCTTGGCTTCTCGCCTGATTCAGCTGATAACCTAACTGATTTAAATATTAAGCAGTACCAACCGTTCACAAGAAGTGACAAGTTGGTTTCTTTAGATCGACCGTCAAAAGTAAAAATAAGCAGCAATTATCCCAAAATTAACGGAGCTACTGCCCTCTATCCAACGTATGCGGCAATGGTACAGGAGCTGTACTCAGGAGTAACGGAAAAACAAGCTGAACAGCTAGTAAGAGTAGATTCAACGCCAGTTGCTTTTGACCGCTTAATTCACAAAAAGGCCGATTTAATCTTTATGGCTCAGCCTTCTAAGTCGCAAGAGCAAGAAGCTAAAAAGGCGGGAGTGAAACTAAAAAAAGTCAAGATCTGCAGTGATGCTTTTATCTTTTTTGTCAATCACAAAAATCCAGTTAATAATCTAACTGTTAAACAAATTCAAAATATTTATCAAAGAAAAACGACTAATTGGGCTAGTTTGGGTGGAAGTTTTATTCCAATTCAAGCTTATCAGCGTTCAGAAGGATCTGGGAGCCAAACTACAATGAAATCTTTAGTGATGAAGGGTCAGCCATTAGCAACACCAATGAGATTTCAAGCGCCGGGAACAATGGGAGAAATTATTGATGATGTGGCAGGATATGACAATAGTAATAACGCCATTGGTTATTCGTTTAGATTTTATGCCACTCAGATGAAATTACAACATGATGTTAAACTTCTAAAAGTTAATGGAGCAGCACCGACTATCAATAATATTAAAGATGGGAAGTATCCTTTTGTCGCTGATTTTTATGTCATTACCCGCAGTGATCAAACCCCAAATACGAAAAAAATTGTATCTTGGCTTACAAGTGACGAGGGTCAAATTTTAATTAACCGCAGTGGATATGTTGGAAATAAATAG
- a CDS encoding alpha/beta hydrolase — MQIKRLLKYAGIFLTVLIVFLGLTIPSYNWMRDNVKSARDVHNSRLSPVIFIPGSDATVDRFDNLFSELNSSTTKHSVIKITVQKNNTLTVTGKLMPRDLQPFFVVGFKNNSDGYDNIKKQAKWFDVAMKYLRKHYYFNNFSGVGHSNGGLIYTLYLEKYFSSDDLGINTLITIATPFNFNEADSEKKTQMLANMVDDRKSIPKNLVMYSIAGSTNFTDDGIVPWQSVEAGKYIYQDQVKNYTQITVTGSKSDHSDLVQNPQVVQIIRSNALLNNLRIQNQTDIPPKHHPQKKEGSSKTESSSKSKSSSSSKK, encoded by the coding sequence ATGCAAATAAAACGTTTATTAAAATATGCGGGCATTTTTTTAACTGTCTTGATCGTCTTTCTTGGCCTTACAATTCCAAGCTATAACTGGATGCGCGATAACGTTAAATCGGCACGAGATGTCCATAATTCTCGGCTTTCACCAGTAATTTTTATTCCGGGAAGTGATGCAACAGTCGACCGTTTTGATAATCTTTTTAGTGAACTTAACAGCAGTACAACAAAACATAGCGTTATTAAAATCACAGTTCAAAAAAATAATACTTTGACGGTCACGGGGAAACTGATGCCTAGAGATCTTCAGCCTTTCTTTGTTGTTGGATTTAAAAATAACTCTGACGGTTATGACAACATTAAAAAGCAGGCCAAGTGGTTCGATGTTGCAATGAAGTATTTGCGAAAACACTATTATTTCAATAACTTTTCGGGGGTCGGGCATTCTAATGGAGGTCTGATTTACACTCTCTATTTAGAGAAATATTTTAGTAGCGATGATCTGGGAATCAATACGTTAATCACTATTGCAACACCTTTTAACTTTAATGAAGCCGATAGCGAAAAAAAGACCCAGATGTTAGCCAATATGGTCGATGATCGTAAATCCATTCCGAAAAATTTAGTGATGTATTCAATTGCCGGAAGCACTAATTTTACTGATGATGGAATCGTTCCTTGGCAGAGTGTCGAAGCAGGAAAGTATATTTATCAAGATCAAGTCAAGAATTATACTCAAATCACTGTTACGGGCAGCAAGTCAGATCACTCAGATTTGGTTCAAAATCCGCAAGTTGTACAGATTATCCGCAGCAATGCGCTTTTGAATAATTTAAGAATTCAAAATCAAACCGATATACCGCCAAAACATCATCCCCAGAAAAAAGAAGGCTCAAGTAAGACCGAGAGCAGTTCAAAATCTAAAAGTTCAAGCAGCAGCAAGAAATAA
- the pyrE gene encoding orotate phosphoribosyltransferase has protein sequence MMEIEQQIAKDLLDIKAVTLSPDEPFQWVSGIKAPIYTDNRLTIGYPEIRLHITSGLARLIMQKYPTVSAIGGVVTAGIPHAASVADRLGLPLCYVRSQPKDHGKGKQVEGYLDKNAKVVLIDDLISTGGSVLKAAEALQKEGFEVLGVAAIFTYELPAGSDNFKKAGLPLVTLTNYSALIEQAERSNILTSDEKEDLLTWRKDPWGWR, from the coding sequence ATAATGGAAATTGAACAACAAATTGCAAAAGATCTTTTGGACATTAAAGCCGTAACCCTATCGCCTGATGAACCATTTCAGTGGGTGAGCGGGATTAAAGCACCAATTTATACAGATAATCGCCTGACCATTGGCTATCCTGAAATTCGTCTCCACATTACAAGCGGCCTTGCACGTTTAATTATGCAAAAGTATCCAACAGTCAGTGCAATTGGCGGCGTTGTAACAGCCGGGATTCCCCATGCTGCTAGTGTGGCCGATCGATTAGGGCTGCCGCTTTGTTACGTTAGATCACAGCCTAAAGATCATGGTAAAGGAAAACAAGTAGAAGGTTACCTCGATAAAAATGCAAAAGTTGTTCTAATCGATGATTTGATTTCTACCGGCGGCAGCGTTTTAAAAGCGGCAGAGGCATTACAAAAAGAAGGATTTGAAGTATTAGGCGTTGCAGCCATTTTTACTTATGAGCTGCCAGCTGGCAGTGACAATTTTAAAAAGGCTGGTTTACCGCTAGTAACTTTAACTAATTATTCAGCTTTAATTGAACAGGCTGAGAGGTCAAATATTTTGACATCAGATGAAAAAGAAGATCTCCTTACTTGGCGCAAAGATCCATGGGGCTGGCGTTAA
- the pyrF gene encoding orotidine-5'-phosphate decarboxylase, with amino-acid sequence MKKPVIIALDFVSAEKVYEFLEPFSKERDLWVKVGMELFYGEGPALITNLRKRGLHVFLDLKLYDIPHTVNQAMKQIGRLGVEMTTVTGLGGAQMIQAAKDGLLSGASEAGIVTPKLLAITQLTSMTEVAMHETLQNDQYTMVQSVDHLAQLAANNGADGVISSALEAKSIHERTSREFLTINPGIRLESDAKDDQARVVTPAKAAELGSNGIVVGRSITQASDPLRAYKQVKLEFKGDSDNNGN; translated from the coding sequence ATGAAAAAGCCAGTAATTATCGCACTAGATTTTGTTAGTGCAGAGAAGGTTTATGAATTTTTAGAGCCTTTTTCTAAAGAGAGAGATTTGTGGGTCAAAGTTGGGATGGAGTTATTTTATGGCGAAGGTCCAGCGCTTATAACTAATTTAAGAAAACGGGGGCTGCATGTTTTTCTTGATTTAAAACTTTATGATATTCCGCACACGGTAAATCAAGCGATGAAACAGATTGGCCGCTTAGGAGTTGAAATGACAACAGTTACGGGTCTTGGTGGAGCTCAGATGATTCAAGCTGCTAAAGATGGCTTATTATCAGGAGCTAGTGAAGCAGGCATTGTAACTCCTAAACTTCTGGCAATTACTCAGCTGACCTCGATGACTGAAGTTGCGATGCATGAAACATTACAAAATGATCAGTACACGATGGTTCAGTCGGTGGACCACTTAGCCCAGTTAGCAGCTAACAATGGGGCAGATGGGGTCATTAGTTCTGCGCTGGAAGCAAAATCGATCCACGAGCGCACTTCAAGAGAATTTTTAACGATTAATCCGGGGATTCGACTCGAAAGTGATGCTAAAGATGATCAGGCACGAGTGGTAACTCCTGCAAAAGCTGCAGAATTAGGAAGTAATGGGATTGTAGTTGGGCGTTCGATTACTCAAGCTAGTGATCCGCTTAGAGCGTACAAACAAGTAAAATTAGAATTTAAAGGAGACTCAGACAATAATGGAAATTGA
- a CDS encoding MFS transporter, whose product MDHQQTSRNQRQTVLSTSAGFALENMDIMFLSFALTPIIATLGISGAAAGLISSITNLGMLVGGVIFGLIGDRIGRVKTFSHTIFIFAFATAGMYFAKNIWVIYILRFIAGIGAGGEYGVGIALIAENFPQNKVGRITSVAAIGGQVGAIFAAVMAAIIIPRFGWNALFLVGLLPVVLAFMVRHNLQESPEFLASKESDEGKEKISLSELFTTGRQAYQTIALMFMVIVQIAGYFGLMNWLPSIMQKQLHINVSGSSIWMISTIIGMSIGMMVFGTILDRIGPRMAYSIFLIGSALSVFLITLANNEITLILAGAVLGFFSNGMFGGYGAIISQLYPTHIRATANNLIVNVGRAIGGFSSVVIGFLMDHSNLTVTMGFLSILYIASLCVMFSIPALKGLSLKEKERLE is encoded by the coding sequence ATGGATCATCAACAAACTTCCCGCAACCAACGGCAGACAGTTCTGTCAACTAGTGCGGGCTTTGCTTTAGAAAATATGGATATCATGTTTTTGTCATTTGCTCTTACGCCTATCATCGCAACGCTCGGGATCAGTGGTGCTGCAGCAGGTCTTATCTCATCAATCACCAACCTAGGAATGTTGGTTGGCGGCGTTATTTTTGGTTTAATTGGAGATCGTATTGGAAGGGTCAAAACCTTTTCCCATACGATCTTTATTTTTGCCTTCGCGACCGCTGGAATGTATTTTGCAAAAAACATTTGGGTAATTTATATTCTTCGTTTTATTGCAGGAATCGGTGCTGGCGGTGAGTATGGAGTCGGAATTGCTTTAATTGCTGAGAACTTTCCGCAAAATAAAGTGGGACGAATTACTAGTGTTGCTGCGATTGGCGGCCAAGTCGGTGCAATTTTTGCCGCAGTCATGGCTGCAATTATTATTCCTAGATTTGGCTGGAATGCTCTATTCTTAGTTGGATTGCTGCCAGTAGTTCTTGCCTTTATGGTTCGTCATAACTTACAGGAGAGTCCCGAGTTTCTAGCAAGTAAAGAATCGGACGAAGGTAAAGAAAAAATTAGTCTGAGCGAATTGTTTACCACCGGCAGACAAGCTTATCAAACTATTGCCCTCATGTTTATGGTAATCGTTCAGATTGCTGGATATTTCGGCTTAATGAACTGGCTTCCTTCAATTATGCAAAAACAGCTGCATATTAATGTCTCTGGTTCTTCGATTTGGATGATTTCTACCATCATTGGAATGTCAATCGGGATGATGGTTTTTGGAACTATTCTCGATCGGATTGGTCCAAGAATGGCATACAGCATTTTCTTAATCGGTTCTGCATTATCAGTATTTTTAATCACGCTGGCAAATAATGAAATCACCTTAATTTTAGCGGGTGCTGTTTTAGGATTTTTCTCAAACGGAATGTTTGGCGGCTACGGTGCAATCATTTCTCAACTATATCCTACTCATATTAGAGCGACTGCTAATAATTTAATCGTCAATGTTGGCCGCGCAATCGGCGGATTTTCTTCAGTAGTCATCGGATTTCTAATGGACCACTCGAATCTGACGGTTACGATGGGATTTCTTTCAATCCTTTACATTGCTAGTCTTTGTGTGATGTTTTCAATTCCCGCTCTTAAAGGGTTAAGTCTTAAAGAAAAAGAACGCTTAGAGTAA
- a CDS encoding carboxymuconolactone decarboxylase family protein produces the protein MLDYTKDYEQADEESAVLQAASPEEMAKFGELVHTTMKPGALDTKTKEMVALGIAVAVRCEGCIRGHVKNSLENGATIEELADVVNVAILMGGGPSTVYGAKALSIAKYLQDQK, from the coding sequence ATGTTAGATTATACAAAAGATTATGAACAGGCTGATGAAGAATCAGCAGTTTTACAAGCTGCATCACCAGAAGAAATGGCGAAATTTGGTGAATTAGTCCATACTACGATGAAGCCAGGAGCATTAGATACCAAAACAAAAGAAATGGTTGCATTAGGCATTGCCGTGGCAGTTCGCTGTGAAGGCTGTATCAGAGGACATGTAAAAAACAGTTTAGAAAACGGCGCTACAATTGAAGAATTAGCAGATGTGGTTAACGTTGCAATTCTGATGGGTGGTGGTCCTTCAACAGTATACGGTGCTAAGGCATTATCAATTGCTAAATATTTACAAGATCAAAAATAA
- a CDS encoding LysR family transcriptional regulator — translation METRILEYFLKVAQLGNVSKAARELHVTQPNLSRQIQKLEEELKVQLFDRQNRMMILTSAGIIFQERAKQIVDLTKKAAHDVLPEDDLRGEIAIGCVESKIDSFLSKAMMSFRDKAPHVQFALYDADCDDIREKIDRGILDLGFLLAPVEVAKYEFINLEIEDYWGIVVPSSNPLTQKKEINLTELSYLPLIVPRRTIVKDEIMSWLQEPERELNIVGSQNLVSNSLPLVKLGWGFVMCSAGSYLARPVDGLTFIPITPRKEIEHLLAWRKNFVMTPIVRAFVDFIKQNYKSLKQD, via the coding sequence ATGGAGACAAGGATTTTAGAATATTTTTTAAAGGTGGCACAACTAGGTAATGTTTCAAAAGCAGCCCGTGAGTTACATGTAACTCAGCCCAATCTAAGCCGGCAAATTCAAAAATTAGAAGAAGAATTGAAAGTGCAGCTTTTTGATCGGCAAAATAGAATGATGATTTTGACGAGTGCAGGTATAATTTTTCAAGAAAGAGCCAAGCAGATTGTTGATTTAACAAAAAAGGCAGCTCATGATGTGCTGCCAGAAGATGATTTACGGGGAGAAATTGCAATTGGTTGTGTTGAGTCAAAGATCGACAGTTTCTTAAGCAAAGCGATGATGTCCTTTAGGGATAAAGCTCCGCATGTGCAATTTGCATTATATGATGCAGATTGTGACGATATTAGAGAAAAAATTGATCGCGGAATCCTTGATTTAGGATTTTTGTTAGCACCCGTCGAAGTTGCAAAGTATGAATTTATTAATTTAGAAATTGAAGATTATTGGGGCATCGTAGTTCCTAGCTCAAACCCGTTGACTCAGAAAAAGGAAATTAATTTAACCGAACTAAGTTATCTGCCTTTAATTGTCCCAAGACGAACAATAGTCAAAGATGAAATTATGTCTTGGCTGCAGGAGCCTGAGCGTGAATTAAATATTGTAGGATCTCAGAATTTGGTTAGCAATTCTTTGCCGCTTGTAAAGTTGGGCTGGGGCTTTGTAATGTGTTCTGCCGGATCTTATCTTGCTCGGCCAGTGGATGGTCTAACTTTTATTCCTATTACTCCGCGAAAAGAAATTGAGCATCTTTTGGCTTGGCGGAAAAATTTTGTAATGACACCAATAGTTAGAGCCTTTGTAGATTTTATTAAACAAAATTATAAATCTTTAAAACAAGATTGA
- a CDS encoding MFS transporter has protein sequence MKPKKLLIFTLAFGTFSILNTEVGIVGILPVIAHHFGVSISDAGLLVSLFAIVIAISGPIMPVILSRFETKKILLLTLWIFVLANCLSAIASNFTIAIIARLIPAVFHPVYCSYALTLASSSVAPKDSPKAVSRVMIGVSSGMVLGTPIATIIANHLSYSAAMYFFALVSLLAVILNTIVLPKKTIKRSSGKRISLKSVIKKRSLWLSGAGTIAVETSLALVYSYISDYLSQVAHFNANQLSTALFAFGITSVLGNLIAGFGLGNFPQKFMILFPFVLGTIYVLDPLLSKNWILMLILVLVWGAVYGIGNNIQQYLISSAIPEALNLANGLFISLGNVGTTLGTTIGGILLGKWGVGTLPYGGVGVLVITLFIILLRNQIVTK, from the coding sequence TTGAAGCCAAAAAAGTTGTTAATTTTCACTTTAGCCTTTGGAACTTTTAGTATTTTAAATACTGAAGTCGGAATTGTTGGAATTTTACCCGTTATTGCACACCATTTTGGCGTTAGCATTTCGGATGCAGGATTACTCGTAAGTTTATTTGCAATCGTAATTGCAATTTCTGGTCCAATTATGCCCGTTATTCTTAGCAGATTTGAAACCAAAAAAATTCTTCTGTTAACTCTCTGGATTTTTGTTTTGGCAAATTGTTTATCAGCAATTGCTAGTAATTTCACAATTGCTATTATTGCCCGTCTAATTCCAGCAGTTTTTCATCCGGTATATTGTTCCTATGCTTTAACTTTAGCAAGCAGTTCCGTTGCTCCTAAAGATTCACCTAAAGCTGTATCTCGCGTTATGATTGGCGTATCTTCCGGCATGGTCCTTGGAACTCCTATCGCCACGATCATTGCTAATCATCTATCTTATAGCGCTGCAATGTATTTTTTCGCGCTAGTAAGTCTTTTAGCCGTAATTTTAAACACCATAGTTTTACCAAAGAAAACTATTAAGCGCTCATCAGGAAAAAGAATATCTTTAAAATCAGTAATTAAAAAACGATCTCTTTGGCTTTCAGGTGCTGGAACTATTGCTGTTGAAACTTCACTTGCCCTGGTTTATAGCTACATCTCTGATTATCTAAGCCAAGTGGCTCATTTTAATGCTAATCAGTTAAGTACTGCGCTTTTTGCTTTTGGTATTACAAGTGTTCTCGGTAATTTAATTGCTGGATTTGGTCTTGGAAATTTTCCACAGAAATTTATGATCCTTTTCCCTTTTGTATTAGGGACAATTTATGTGCTTGACCCGCTTTTAAGCAAAAATTGGATTTTAATGCTGATTCTGGTTTTAGTATGGGGCGCCGTTTATGGCATTGGCAACAACATTCAACAATATTTAATTTCTTCAGCCATTCCTGAAGCCTTAAACCTAGCTAATGGGCTCTTTATTTCTTTAGGAAATGTCGGAACAACCCTCGGTACCACAATAGGCGGAATCTTACTGGGAAAATGGGGAGTTGGAACTTTACCTTATGGAGGAGTTGGCGTCCTTGTAATAACCTTGTTCATTATTCTTTTGCGTAATCAAATAGTTACTAAATAG
- a CDS encoding ribokinase, which yields MKKIAVVGSANMDLMLTLDRFPEVGETVLGKNYQYTFGGKGANQAVAVKRLGGDVKFFARLGKDDNGQKMENNFKKENLPVVIAHSNLHSGFATIINFQQDNRIMVFSGCNMESTPEYEQQIQNQLAEFDLILLQCEIAPSLNFAVAKWGHEHGKTVILNPAPVDKFETRILPYVDYLLPNETEAALILKENQNLDLNKIITTQGSLGASYTKDNKQYLVPALHGLNVVDTTGAGDAFVGGFVYGLANDYPISKCVMCGNITGGKNTESLGATTGMIDQKTLNELLNSQA from the coding sequence ATGAAAAAAATTGCAGTGGTCGGCAGTGCCAATATGGATTTAATGCTCACGTTAGACCGCTTCCCAGAGGTTGGCGAAACCGTTCTCGGTAAAAATTACCAATATACTTTCGGCGGTAAAGGAGCCAATCAAGCAGTTGCTGTCAAAAGACTGGGTGGGGATGTTAAATTTTTTGCTCGTTTAGGAAAAGATGACAACGGACAGAAAATGGAAAATAATTTCAAAAAAGAAAACCTGCCCGTTGTAATCGCTCATTCCAATCTTCACTCTGGCTTTGCCACAATTATTAATTTCCAACAAGACAATCGAATTATGGTTTTTTCCGGCTGTAACATGGAATCAACTCCAGAATACGAGCAGCAAATTCAAAACCAATTAGCTGAGTTTGATTTAATTCTTTTACAATGTGAAATTGCCCCCAGTCTTAACTTTGCAGTTGCTAAATGGGGGCACGAGCACGGCAAAACTGTAATTCTTAATCCAGCTCCCGTTGATAAATTTGAAACTCGCATTTTACCTTATGTCGATTATCTCTTGCCTAATGAAACAGAAGCTGCTTTGATTTTAAAAGAAAATCAAAATCTAGATTTAAATAAAATTATTACAACTCAAGGCAGCCTCGGTGCTTCTTACACAAAAGACAATAAACAATATCTGGTTCCTGCTCTTCATGGTCTTAACGTTGTCGATACGACCGGTGCCGGAGATGCTTTTGTCGGAGGCTTCGTTTACGGGCTCGCCAATGATTATCCAATTTCAAAATGTGTCATGTGTGGTAATATTACTGGCGGTAAAAATACTGAAAGCCTTGGTGCAACAACCGGCATGATTGATCAAAAAACTTTAAACGAATTACTAAACTCTCAAGCTTAA